The nucleotide sequence TCCCAGATGGCAAGCTCGTGGTAAACCCGGGGAGTGTCGGGCTGCCAGCGTATTTTGAGGAAGCGCCGTACCCGCATTCGATGGAATCGAAGACGCCCCATGCCAAGTACGTCACGGTAAAACAACAAGGCAGCGCTTGGCTAGTCGAGCACGTATTGGTCCCGTATGATTTCGAGCAGGCAGCCAGAAAAGCAGAGGAAAACGGGCGCAGAGACTATGCCTATGCGATCCGAACGGGAAGAGCAGAGCTGTAGCATGTCGATCTGTGCATTCATACTCGAAGCACAAAATGAACGGGAGAGCAGCTTTTCGTGCCGATTGCGTGGGCAGCTCATCATTTGACTCATGAAGAGGATAGAATGAAGCTAGTAGAAGGAATAGATTGGATTCAGGAAAAATTGCCGCAAGCTTTCCAACGAAAAGAAGCCATTTTGTTTATCGGATAAGGCGGGGGTTTTCATGAAGGTCGATATAATCAAGCAATTAGATTTGCATCAACAATGGACTGATTCGCTTGGGAAAGAGGGAGTGAGGTTCTTCGTGGATGAAGAAGACTTTCGCTCCATAGACGTAACGGAGTATCGTCTGGTCGAATCACGTTTGATCGCCAGTACTTTTGACGGGATGAATTTGAAGGACAAAGATTTTTATGCGGCACATTTGTATTCCTCTACCTTTCGATCAGCGAATTTGGAAAATGCGATTTTCACCAAAAGCGAGGCAGACTATGCAGATTTTACAGGTGCCAATTTGCAACGGGCGACCTTCGTCAAAAGCTCTTGCTTCGAAACTGTGTTTGCCCGAGCAGACTTAAGGCATGCAAAGCTAGTGAACTCTCTCTTTTCTCAAGCCGACTTTCGTGATGCCAATTTGGAAGGTGCAGATATCAGTGTTTCCTCGTTCCAAGAAGTATTGTTTCAAGGAGCACAACTAAAAGGGGTAACAGGTATAGAAGAAGCTTTTATCAAAAGCATAAATATCGGTACCGTCGAGCAGCCAGACCTTCTTGCAGGAGAGGAAGCGAGAAAGTGGCTCATACAGCAAATCCATACACCATGAAAAAAAGGAAGAGGACAAGTGCCCTCTTCCTTTTCCTATTAAGCCTTTTCTACTTCGCCCTCCTGCTTCTGTCCCATCTTCCCACTACGCAATGGGATTTC is from Brevibacillus brevis and encodes:
- a CDS encoding pentapeptide repeat-containing protein, with the translated sequence MKVDIIKQLDLHQQWTDSLGKEGVRFFVDEEDFRSIDVTEYRLVESRLIASTFDGMNLKDKDFYAAHLYSSTFRSANLENAIFTKSEADYADFTGANLQRATFVKSSCFETVFARADLRHAKLVNSLFSQADFRDANLEGADISVSSFQEVLFQGAQLKGVTGIEEAFIKSINIGTVEQPDLLAGEEARKWLIQQIHTP